In the genome of Saprospira sp. CCB-QB6, one region contains:
- the fahA gene encoding fumarylacetoacetase, whose product MASIIAAELKSWLPVKQNSDFPIQNLPFGIFKTEQSEARMATIIGDTVIDLQQLAKLGLFDDMELDKAVFSQRYINDFMALGKAKTSAFRLRLAEIFAQDNQAMAQHAELRARALFSLDKVELLLPVKVGDYTDFYSSIEHATNVGTMFRDPNNALLPNWKHLPVGYHGRASSIVVSGTAIHRPKGQQKPDEGNPVFGPCKLLDFELEMAFVIGKENPLGKSVNTAQAEDYIFGLLLFNDWSARDIQKWEYVPLGPFLAKSFASTVSPWVVTLDAFEDMRVEGPEQDPEVLPYLQYEGKKNYNIELEVSLKTASGAEKTICQSNFKYMYWNMAQQLAHHTVNGCNVQVGDLCASGTISGKEPSSYGSMLELSWRGTRPIDMPDGSQRKFLQDGDELSLSGYGYNAAGIRIGFGPCTGKILPALD is encoded by the coding sequence ATGGCTTCTATTATAGCAGCAGAGCTAAAAAGCTGGTTGCCCGTCAAGCAAAACAGCGATTTCCCTATCCAAAACCTCCCTTTTGGTATCTTCAAAACAGAACAGTCTGAAGCCCGTATGGCTACAATTATCGGAGATACCGTAATTGACCTACAACAATTAGCCAAATTGGGCCTTTTTGACGATATGGAGCTCGATAAAGCTGTCTTTAGCCAGCGCTATATCAATGATTTTATGGCTCTCGGAAAAGCCAAAACCTCGGCCTTCCGCCTCCGCCTTGCAGAAATCTTTGCTCAAGATAATCAAGCAATGGCCCAACATGCCGAACTCCGCGCCCGAGCCCTCTTTTCTCTCGATAAAGTAGAACTGCTTCTGCCCGTCAAAGTAGGCGATTATACCGATTTCTACTCTTCTATTGAACACGCTACTAACGTAGGAACGATGTTCCGCGATCCCAATAATGCCCTACTCCCCAACTGGAAACATCTGCCTGTAGGCTACCATGGCCGCGCTTCTTCTATTGTGGTTTCAGGCACAGCTATTCACCGCCCCAAAGGCCAACAAAAACCCGATGAAGGAAATCCCGTTTTTGGCCCCTGTAAATTGCTCGATTTTGAGCTGGAAATGGCTTTTGTCATCGGTAAAGAAAATCCCTTGGGTAAGAGTGTAAACACAGCCCAAGCCGAAGATTATATCTTTGGCCTCCTCCTCTTTAATGACTGGTCCGCCCGCGATATCCAAAAATGGGAGTATGTGCCCCTAGGCCCCTTCTTGGCCAAAAGTTTTGCTTCTACTGTTTCTCCTTGGGTGGTTACCCTAGACGCCTTTGAAGATATGCGCGTAGAAGGACCAGAACAAGATCCAGAAGTACTCCCTTACCTCCAATATGAAGGCAAGAAAAACTACAATATTGAACTAGAAGTTAGCCTCAAAACAGCAAGCGGAGCAGAGAAAACAATCTGCCAATCTAACTTTAAATACATGTACTGGAATATGGCCCAGCAATTGGCCCATCATACCGTAAATGGCTGTAATGTACAAGTTGGCGACCTCTGCGCCTCTGGAACAATCTCAGGCAAGGAGCCCTCCAGTTACGGCTCTATGCTAGAGTTAAGCTGGAGAGGTACCCGCCCTATCGATATGCCCGACGGTAGCCAACGCAAGTTCCTCCAAGATGGCGATGAACTAAGCCTTTCTGGCTATGGCTACAATGCCGCAGGTATTCGCATAGGTTTTGGCCCCTGTACAGGCAAAATTTTACCCGCTTTAGATTAA
- a CDS encoding class I SAM-dependent rRNA methyltransferase, with product MNKLYYPKVFIKPGKESAILRKHPWLFSGAIKRIEGEVEDGDIVSLHRSNGEFLAIGHYHHGSIAVRVFSYEPLAPDADFWAQKFARAWKVRQIEGLDQDPNTNCFRLVHGEGDGLPGLIIDFYAGTAVFQAHSIGMHRCRNEIVEALKRCLGDKLQAVYDKSKASLPALYAQELEDGLLYGEAETGLAEVLENGHKFEVNWITGQKTGFFLDQRENRALLGHYAKGKTVLNAFCYSGGFSIYALKAGAKRVDSVDVSAKAIDLLNKNVEINGLEGEAHRAYTQDVLKFLQQSEEKYEVMVLDPPAYAKSLKKRHKAVQGYKRLNIEGFKKVAPGGLLFTFSCSQVVDEQLFYNTITSAAIEAGRQVRVLRRLSQPADHPVSMFHPEGSYLKGLLLHVE from the coding sequence ATGAACAAATTATATTATCCAAAAGTATTTATCAAGCCGGGGAAAGAGAGCGCTATTTTGCGCAAGCACCCTTGGTTATTTTCTGGGGCCATCAAGCGCATTGAGGGAGAGGTAGAAGATGGTGATATTGTAAGCCTACACCGCAGCAATGGAGAGTTTTTGGCTATTGGGCACTATCATCATGGCAGTATTGCGGTGCGGGTATTTAGCTATGAGCCTTTGGCTCCTGATGCTGATTTTTGGGCGCAAAAATTTGCTCGGGCTTGGAAAGTTCGACAAATTGAGGGTTTGGACCAAGACCCCAACACCAATTGTTTTCGCTTGGTGCATGGAGAGGGCGATGGTTTGCCGGGTTTGATTATTGATTTTTATGCGGGTACGGCTGTTTTTCAGGCGCATTCTATTGGGATGCACCGTTGCCGCAATGAAATTGTGGAGGCGCTCAAGCGTTGTTTGGGGGATAAACTTCAGGCTGTTTATGATAAAAGTAAGGCGAGTTTGCCTGCGCTCTATGCGCAAGAATTGGAAGATGGCTTACTTTATGGCGAGGCGGAAACGGGCTTAGCTGAAGTATTGGAAAATGGCCATAAGTTCGAGGTAAACTGGATTACGGGTCAAAAAACGGGCTTTTTCTTGGACCAGAGAGAAAACCGGGCGCTTTTGGGGCATTATGCCAAGGGCAAAACGGTATTGAATGCCTTTTGTTATTCGGGAGGCTTCTCTATCTATGCGTTAAAAGCGGGTGCGAAGCGGGTAGATTCTGTGGATGTTTCGGCTAAAGCGATTGATTTGCTCAATAAAAATGTGGAAATTAACGGTCTAGAGGGAGAAGCTCATCGGGCTTATACTCAAGATGTGCTCAAGTTTTTGCAACAATCGGAAGAAAAATATGAGGTGATGGTCCTTGACCCTCCGGCCTATGCTAAAAGCCTCAAAAAGCGCCATAAGGCGGTACAGGGGTATAAGCGTCTCAACATTGAAGGGTTCAAGAAGGTGGCTCCGGGTGGTTTATTGTTCACCTTCTCTTGTTCTCAGGTGGTAGATGAGCAGTTGTTTTACAACACGATTACCTCTGCGGCCATTGAGGCGGGTCGACAGGTGCGGGTATTGCGTCGTTTGAGCCAGCCTGCGGATCATCCAGTAAGCATGTTTCATCCGGAAGGGAGTTACCTTAAGGGCTTGCTTTTGCATGTAGAATAA
- a CDS encoding HD domain-containing protein, producing the protein MIISPYLEESQTAYLLEKWEEACTAYQIRPNLAQEIWDLIYAAHADWNRHYHNLSHLYNLLQLADEWEEQLQEKALVQMAIFFHDVEYNPKSKDNERLSAQFARQQLRKSLGAEKCKQLEQYILSTEKHAPLLDEPDCRLFLDFDLAILGQNWLIYEEYAQAIQKEYVNWYNFLFYKQGRRKAMKSFLDRPQIYYSAAFREKYEQVARENIDREISQ; encoded by the coding sequence ATGATTATTAGTCCATATTTAGAAGAAAGCCAAACGGCCTATTTACTTGAGAAATGGGAAGAAGCCTGTACGGCTTATCAGATCCGCCCCAACTTGGCCCAAGAAATTTGGGACCTCATTTATGCAGCCCATGCGGATTGGAATCGGCATTATCACAATCTTTCTCATTTATACAATCTGCTGCAGCTAGCCGATGAATGGGAAGAGCAGCTGCAAGAGAAAGCCTTGGTCCAAATGGCGATCTTTTTTCATGATGTAGAATATAATCCCAAGTCTAAAGACAATGAGCGCTTATCGGCCCAATTTGCTCGGCAGCAGCTGCGCAAGTCCTTGGGGGCCGAAAAATGCAAACAGCTCGAACAGTATATTTTGAGTACAGAAAAGCATGCGCCTTTGCTCGATGAGCCAGATTGTCGTTTATTTCTAGATTTTGACTTGGCCATTTTGGGCCAAAATTGGCTCATTTATGAAGAATACGCTCAGGCCATACAAAAGGAATACGTCAATTGGTACAACTTCTTATTTTATAAGCAAGGGAGGCGAAAAGCCATGAAAAGTTTTTTGGATCGACCTCAAATTTACTACTCAGCGGCCTTTAGAGAGAAATATGAGCAAGTGGCCAGAGAAAATATAGATCGAGAGATTAGCCAATAG
- a CDS encoding SH3 domain-containing protein, with protein MRPFHHILLSSLILFLFQACTESVPEKAQPKGPDHRLKAKNSKANKPPQFVAVSIPHLRLRSTPDLEGAVLERLALESVVEYLNDSTTFTTLVEMGGEKRYEHWYKVRSNNGNEGWVYGGCIKFLSERESLRFQSIKESETPIPLVQKEEFSPMDQAQMKRFGQLIDKISIQNKGALEEATQYYEGMFPNRKASVSDWALAKLISFQQKLHSHWLDRLPASKFQAYLSELKRYGSVDMQQNASLRELDQLYLAFALGPKGELLLVPNIDKFQRRVYRMAPANGRIFLDLYAQDIEEPVLKDGEIIRPITELAARLISWDKFLLRLPDYELKDWIEEQKGLYLNALLKGSPNRPAFAGQPKRLQDDFQLAYTNLLEQMGEASLILKMRPYVEVLAQENYIYNDRIRAAQAKVYE; from the coding sequence ATGCGACCCTTTCATCATATTCTGCTTAGTAGCCTTATCCTTTTCTTATTTCAGGCTTGTACAGAGTCTGTTCCTGAAAAAGCACAGCCCAAAGGGCCTGACCATCGCTTAAAAGCCAAAAATAGTAAAGCCAATAAGCCGCCTCAATTTGTTGCCGTTAGCATTCCGCATTTGCGACTACGCTCTACCCCTGATTTGGAAGGGGCCGTACTAGAGCGCTTGGCCCTAGAAAGCGTGGTAGAGTATCTAAATGACAGCACTACCTTTACTACTTTGGTGGAAATGGGGGGCGAAAAACGCTATGAGCACTGGTATAAGGTGCGTAGTAATAATGGCAACGAAGGCTGGGTTTATGGCGGCTGCATCAAGTTTTTAAGCGAGCGAGAGAGTTTGCGCTTTCAAAGCATTAAGGAAAGTGAGACACCGATTCCACTTGTACAAAAGGAAGAATTTAGTCCCATGGACCAAGCCCAAATGAAGCGTTTTGGTCAATTGATTGATAAAATCTCCATCCAAAATAAGGGTGCCCTAGAAGAAGCCACCCAATACTATGAGGGCATGTTTCCCAACCGAAAAGCCAGTGTTTCGGATTGGGCGCTGGCCAAACTCATTAGCTTTCAGCAAAAGCTGCATAGCCATTGGCTAGATCGCTTGCCCGCCAGCAAATTCCAAGCGTATTTGAGCGAGCTAAAACGCTACGGCTCTGTTGATATGCAACAAAATGCTAGCCTCAGAGAATTGGACCAGCTTTATCTGGCCTTTGCCCTTGGCCCCAAAGGCGAACTGCTTTTAGTGCCTAATATTGACAAATTTCAGCGACGGGTCTATCGCATGGCCCCAGCAAATGGACGCATTTTCTTGGATCTCTACGCCCAAGACATTGAGGAACCCGTGCTCAAAGATGGCGAAATCATTCGGCCCATTACCGAGTTGGCTGCCCGTCTCATTAGCTGGGATAAATTTTTGTTGCGTTTGCCTGATTATGAGCTCAAAGACTGGATTGAGGAACAAAAAGGCCTTTATTTAAATGCCTTGCTAAAAGGCAGCCCCAACCGCCCCGCTTTTGCTGGCCAACCTAAGCGCCTACAAGATGATTTTCAGTTGGCCTATACCAATTTACTGGAGCAAATGGGCGAGGCCAGCCTCATCCTAAAAATGCGTCCCTATGTAGAGGTTTTGGCCCAAGAAAATTATATTTATAATGACCGAATTAGAGCTGCACAGGCCAAAGTCTATGAATAA
- a CDS encoding SDR family oxidoreductase: MRFLRLAIHRTNWIVKKIILTGASGFLGWHFAQTWQLGTAAVGLYYRQQFEGAPWSWERINLLRDQEVRELLDRLAPDAIIHAAAIANTSFCEEHPALSYHVNVYASLTLADYAKAKGIPFLFVSSDMVFNGHSAPYDEESFAYPLLQYGSQKLAVEEALLADYPNAYICRLPLLLGIGPDYSKHFFGQWLAQMAQNEGKQLAAFADEYRSPLSAYEAARYLQQLLALIYYNAEEELPRIWHLPGPERLSRLELAQKMAHCFGLDTHNILAASLADIQPPRPEDLSMQSLYAAQYLNYQPLSLAAQLEEIAAKR, from the coding sequence TTGAGATTCCTTAGATTAGCGATTCACCGAACGAATTGGATTGTGAAAAAAATTATTTTAACGGGAGCTTCTGGCTTTTTGGGTTGGCATTTTGCGCAGACTTGGCAATTGGGTACAGCGGCTGTAGGTTTATATTATCGGCAGCAATTTGAGGGGGCCCCTTGGTCTTGGGAGCGCATCAATTTATTGCGTGATCAGGAAGTGCGGGAGTTATTGGATCGTTTGGCCCCTGATGCCATTATTCATGCGGCGGCTATTGCCAACACTAGTTTTTGCGAGGAGCATCCGGCCCTCTCCTATCATGTGAATGTTTATGCGAGTTTAACTTTGGCGGATTATGCCAAGGCCAAGGGGATTCCCTTTTTGTTTGTCTCTTCGGATATGGTTTTCAATGGGCATTCGGCTCCTTATGATGAGGAGAGTTTTGCTTATCCGCTCTTGCAGTATGGCAGTCAGAAATTGGCGGTAGAAGAGGCTTTATTGGCAGATTACCCCAATGCTTATATATGTCGGTTACCCTTGTTATTAGGGATTGGGCCGGATTACAGCAAACATTTTTTTGGGCAGTGGTTGGCACAAATGGCTCAAAATGAGGGGAAACAATTAGCGGCCTTTGCGGATGAGTATCGCAGTCCTTTATCTGCATATGAAGCTGCGCGTTATTTGCAGCAGCTTTTGGCCTTAATTTATTATAATGCAGAGGAAGAGCTGCCTAGAATTTGGCATTTGCCTGGTCCAGAGCGCTTATCTCGCTTGGAGTTGGCCCAAAAAATGGCCCATTGCTTTGGCCTTGATACGCATAATATTTTGGCGGCTAGTTTGGCCGATATTCAGCCGCCACGGCCAGAGGATTTGAGTATGCAAAGTCTTTATGCAGCCCAATACCTCAATTATCAGCCCTTGAGTTTGGCGGCTCAGCTAGAAGAGATTGCCGCCAAGCGTTAA
- a CDS encoding FecCD family ABC transporter permease — protein MNLAKEDYQWLLLGGLLSVLLLLFSATFGAYPLSYADLWALLSGQTQAGASYFLFWQIRLPRLLMAYAVGAALGLSGAGVQGLFQNPLAEPSLIGVQGGSMLAAAIYLVLIGPLLGSYSLWGLPIFAFLGAILACLAVYRMSTLNGRTYTASMLLAGVAITALCGAFTGLLTYFSDEAQLRDFTFWSLGSLAGSSWSNLLILLICLAPAILILLPMGPALNALLLGETEAQYMGWNSQTIKWKVLFAASLAVGASVALSGSIGFIGLLAPHLIRLWRGSNQRFLLPASAIVGGGLLLLADTFARCLLAPQELPLGVLTTLLGAPLFFYLVLQARGRHQLV, from the coding sequence ATGAATCTGGCAAAAGAAGACTATCAATGGCTGTTGCTAGGTGGACTACTTTCGGTCCTCTTGCTCCTGTTTTCAGCTACTTTTGGTGCCTACCCGCTTTCTTATGCCGATTTATGGGCTCTGCTTTCTGGCCAGACCCAAGCTGGAGCCAGCTATTTCCTCTTTTGGCAAATTCGCCTGCCTCGCTTGCTGATGGCTTATGCCGTAGGGGCCGCACTGGGCCTTTCTGGGGCCGGGGTACAAGGCCTTTTCCAAAACCCTTTGGCCGAACCGAGCCTAATTGGGGTGCAAGGCGGAAGTATGCTGGCCGCTGCCATTTATTTGGTCCTCATCGGCCCACTTTTAGGTAGCTATTCGCTTTGGGGCTTGCCCATTTTTGCCTTTTTGGGAGCCATTTTGGCCTGCCTAGCGGTCTACCGTATGAGTACGTTAAATGGCCGAACTTATACGGCGAGTATGCTGCTCGCAGGAGTAGCTATTACCGCCCTTTGTGGCGCCTTTACGGGCCTTCTCACTTATTTTTCCGATGAGGCCCAACTCCGAGATTTTACGTTTTGGAGCCTAGGCAGCCTAGCCGGCAGTAGCTGGTCCAATCTCCTGATTTTACTGATTTGCCTAGCCCCAGCTATACTCATTTTGTTGCCTATGGGCCCCGCCCTCAACGCCCTTTTATTGGGCGAAACGGAGGCGCAATATATGGGCTGGAATAGCCAAACGATTAAATGGAAGGTCTTATTTGCCGCTAGCTTAGCCGTGGGCGCTTCGGTGGCGCTTTCGGGTAGCATCGGCTTTATTGGCCTTTTGGCCCCTCACCTTATCCGCCTTTGGCGCGGAAGCAATCAACGCTTTTTGTTGCCTGCTTCGGCTATTGTGGGCGGTGGCCTGCTTTTACTAGCCGATACCTTTGCCCGCTGTCTCTTGGCCCCCCAAGAATTACCATTAGGGGTATTGACGACCCTTTTGGGCGCCCCGCTTTTCTTTTATCTGGTCCTTCAAGCCAGAGGAAGACATCAGCTGGTATAG
- a CDS encoding ATP-binding cassette domain-containing protein yields MLLDVDAALYWGQKPLLEDLRFSLSAGEFLVVLGPNGVGKSSLLQWLAGQKPPALNVKGKAQLKGQDLAQYSLPEMAQFRAVMSQSLHLPFPLKVQEFMSLGHAQQKEALTDERALDLLAQLGLQGYEDRLWQQLSGGERQRLQLARLLWQLEEAIEQKEALLLLDEPLAALDIAHQQQLMQLVAQLCREKQLGALAILHDINIAAQYADRLLLLAPGQQWALGRPEEVLTQEALKAMYQVETFIEEHPIHHCPQVIFSGWLKGQTI; encoded by the coding sequence ATGCTTTTAGATGTAGATGCAGCCTTGTATTGGGGCCAAAAGCCCTTGCTCGAAGATTTGCGCTTTTCGCTCTCTGCTGGAGAGTTCTTGGTGGTTCTGGGACCCAACGGCGTCGGAAAGTCTTCTCTTTTGCAATGGTTGGCGGGACAAAAACCGCCTGCCCTCAACGTTAAGGGCAAGGCCCAACTCAAAGGGCAAGATTTGGCCCAATACAGTCTGCCCGAAATGGCCCAGTTTAGAGCGGTCATGTCGCAAAGTCTGCATCTGCCTTTCCCCTTAAAGGTCCAAGAGTTTATGAGCCTAGGCCACGCCCAACAAAAGGAGGCCCTCACTGATGAACGAGCGCTGGATTTACTGGCCCAATTGGGCCTGCAAGGCTATGAAGACCGCCTCTGGCAACAGCTTTCGGGCGGAGAGCGACAGCGCCTGCAATTGGCCCGATTGCTCTGGCAATTGGAGGAGGCGATTGAGCAAAAAGAAGCGCTGCTTTTATTAGATGAGCCACTGGCCGCCCTCGATATTGCTCACCAACAACAATTGATGCAGCTAGTGGCTCAACTCTGCCGAGAAAAGCAATTAGGGGCTTTGGCCATTTTGCACGATATCAATATTGCCGCCCAATATGCCGACCGCCTACTGCTTTTGGCCCCAGGCCAACAATGGGCTCTAGGGCGGCCCGAAGAGGTCCTCACGCAAGAGGCCCTTAAAGCTATGTATCAAGTAGAAACATTTATAGAAGAACATCCAATACATCATTGTCCACAGGTCATCTTTAGCGGCTGGTTAAAGGGCCAAACTATATAA
- a CDS encoding hemin-degrading factor, with translation MENQLNTSQELAQAYAALKAETPHLRIRQAAEKLGVAELSLLELELGDRCIRLENKPQEILASLAPLGRLMALTRNPYVVHERKGIYENVSFMGPTQQVGLVVNPDIDLRLFLSSWTYIYAVGIPKGKEVLHGLQFFDHRGEAVHKVYCTKDSNMEAYQQLLEKFRAEDQAPMAPLAYPAWEAPEASKADVDVAAFQQDWLNLQDTHDFFGMLKRHGLARQDALRLAPEGHARQMEKAAVTEMLEKASETGQPIMVFVGNKGCIQIHTGPVKRILERGTWINVMDPDFNLHLDLAGVAEAWWVRKPSADGIVSSLELFDEQGELIAYFFGARKPGIPEREDWRALLNTLPCLTSPESV, from the coding sequence ATGGAGAATCAACTGAATACGAGTCAGGAATTGGCCCAAGCTTATGCGGCCCTCAAAGCAGAAACCCCTCATTTGCGCATCCGCCAAGCCGCCGAGAAATTGGGCGTGGCCGAGCTGTCTTTACTAGAATTGGAGTTGGGCGACCGCTGTATTCGCCTAGAGAATAAACCCCAAGAGATTTTGGCTAGCCTAGCGCCTTTGGGCCGCCTTATGGCCCTTACTCGCAACCCTTATGTGGTGCATGAGCGCAAAGGCATTTATGAAAATGTCTCTTTTATGGGCCCAACTCAACAAGTGGGGCTGGTGGTGAATCCCGATATCGATTTGCGCCTCTTTTTGTCTAGCTGGACCTATATCTATGCCGTGGGCATTCCCAAAGGGAAAGAGGTTTTGCATGGCTTGCAGTTTTTCGATCATAGAGGCGAGGCCGTTCACAAGGTTTATTGCACAAAAGATAGCAATATGGAGGCTTATCAGCAGCTGTTGGAGAAATTCCGAGCCGAAGATCAAGCCCCTATGGCCCCCTTGGCTTATCCCGCTTGGGAAGCCCCCGAAGCTTCTAAAGCTGATGTAGATGTAGCTGCCTTTCAGCAAGATTGGTTGAATTTGCAGGATACGCACGATTTCTTTGGGATGCTTAAACGCCATGGCTTGGCCCGCCAAGATGCCTTGCGCTTGGCCCCAGAAGGCCATGCCCGCCAAATGGAAAAAGCAGCCGTTACCGAAATGCTTGAAAAAGCTTCGGAGACGGGCCAACCCATTATGGTTTTTGTCGGCAATAAAGGCTGTATCCAAATTCATACAGGTCCAGTAAAACGCATTTTGGAGCGAGGAACTTGGATCAATGTGATGGATCCCGATTTTAACCTGCACCTAGATTTGGCTGGCGTAGCCGAGGCTTGGTGGGTCCGCAAACCTTCTGCAGATGGTATCGTCTCTAGTCTAGAGCTTTTTGATGAGCAAGGAGAACTAATCGCTTATTTCTTTGGCGCACGCAAACCGGGTATTCCCGAACGAGAAGATTGGCGCGCTTTGCTCAATACTTTGCCCTGCTTGACCAGTCCCGAATCGGTTTAA
- a CDS encoding TonB-dependent receptor plug domain-containing protein: protein MNYLRISSIFSLLLWRCSLQLLSAQTPPTADSLLLEEQQEEAVIVSGEFLPIGQAKAIEPLQLISMEEIRRRAALVLDELLQQQLNIRIQQDGVLGSQIEMQGLSGRYINVLVDGVPLVGRQDGQLDLGRMGLENLKQVEIVEGPMSVLYGSNALGGTIQLVTQDFIKEGWQAGGHLLGESKGRYQGSAYLGGRYKSISGRINYRYLDWAGYGFDSLRSQAFNPKTQHDVQAFLRWDAKKLGQFRYRIGGLLEEINQLGDVRLGNFPSLSYANDYTFTTRSLDQQLSWKKVIDERYHLQAFLANNLYERQKDAYRQPLGENPEALRHDSLDSDTSAFSAWHFRAVMATEFREVWDFQAGLDFRQEAALGQRLKEDSEQGDYAAFGVVRYQPTAKLRLQLGLRGSYHTDYQAPLTYSLQGRWQWHPYWTLRGSYASGFRAPSLKERYMDFVDANHFIQGNADLKAERSQHLRLNLDYRKGPWQTGLNLFYNYIEDQITLQDFVVDSTGSYQPAPNASNQYSYFNLDRYESLGADYRLSYQKGGWRVQLGAIYTGRYNSLSQESEAVPRYNYTLEFSQQLSYHWAKTGWSCSIFRRDYDKLLRYAETYNPITQENEVYEYSLGAYSLMDLTVQKRFKKSWTLGAGIRNLLNVQTVTGGDSGSAHSGDSGSMAISPGRQFFLQLRYNYRST, encoded by the coding sequence ATGAACTACCTAAGGATTAGCAGTATTTTCTCACTTTTGCTATGGAGATGTAGTTTGCAGCTGCTTAGCGCCCAAACTCCACCTACTGCCGATAGCTTGTTGTTAGAGGAGCAACAGGAAGAAGCCGTTATTGTGAGTGGAGAGTTTTTGCCCATTGGGCAGGCGAAGGCGATTGAGCCGCTGCAACTGATCTCTATGGAGGAAATCAGAAGGCGAGCAGCCTTAGTACTCGATGAGCTTTTGCAACAACAACTCAATATTCGGATCCAGCAGGATGGGGTTTTGGGTTCTCAAATAGAGATGCAGGGTTTATCGGGCCGTTATATCAATGTATTAGTAGATGGGGTCCCTTTGGTGGGCCGACAAGATGGGCAGCTCGATTTGGGGCGTATGGGCCTAGAAAACCTCAAGCAGGTCGAGATCGTCGAGGGGCCAATGTCGGTCCTTTATGGCAGTAATGCCTTGGGCGGCACGATTCAGTTGGTGACCCAAGATTTTATCAAAGAAGGCTGGCAGGCTGGAGGGCACCTATTGGGCGAAAGCAAGGGCCGCTATCAGGGGTCTGCCTATTTGGGAGGACGCTATAAGTCTATTTCGGGCCGCATCAATTACCGTTATTTGGATTGGGCGGGCTATGGTTTTGATAGCCTGCGCTCTCAGGCCTTCAACCCCAAAACGCAGCATGATGTACAGGCCTTTTTGCGTTGGGATGCCAAAAAGCTGGGGCAGTTTCGCTATCGCATTGGGGGCTTATTAGAGGAGATCAATCAGTTGGGAGATGTTCGTTTGGGCAATTTTCCCAGCCTCTCTTATGCCAACGATTATACGTTTACTACCCGCAGTTTGGACCAACAATTATCTTGGAAGAAGGTGATTGATGAACGCTACCATTTGCAGGCTTTTTTGGCCAATAATCTGTATGAACGCCAAAAGGATGCTTATCGCCAACCCCTGGGGGAAAATCCCGAAGCCTTGCGGCACGATAGCCTAGATTCTGATACTTCGGCCTTTTCCGCTTGGCATTTTCGAGCAGTGATGGCCACCGAATTTCGAGAAGTTTGGGACTTTCAAGCGGGCTTAGATTTTCGCCAAGAGGCTGCTTTGGGCCAACGCCTCAAAGAGGATAGCGAGCAGGGCGATTATGCGGCTTTTGGGGTGGTTCGATATCAGCCCACGGCCAAGCTACGCCTGCAATTGGGCCTTAGAGGGAGCTATCATACCGATTATCAGGCGCCATTGACCTATAGTTTGCAGGGGCGTTGGCAATGGCATCCTTACTGGACGCTTCGGGGCTCTTATGCTTCGGGTTTTCGGGCGCCCTCGCTCAAAGAGCGCTATATGGATTTTGTAGATGCCAACCATTTTATTCAGGGAAATGCCGATCTCAAGGCGGAGCGCTCTCAGCATCTGCGTCTCAATCTAGATTACCGCAAAGGGCCTTGGCAAACGGGCCTCAATTTGTTCTACAATTATATTGAGGACCAAATTACGCTACAAGATTTTGTGGTCGACAGCACGGGCAGTTATCAACCTGCCCCCAATGCGAGCAATCAGTATAGCTATTTTAATCTGGATCGCTACGAAAGTTTAGGCGCCGATTATCGCTTGTCTTACCAAAAGGGCGGTTGGCGCGTCCAATTGGGCGCCATTTATACGGGCCGATACAATAGCCTTAGCCAAGAGTCGGAGGCGGTGCCCCGCTACAATTATACCCTAGAATTTAGCCAGCAGTTGTCTTATCATTGGGCCAAAACGGGCTGGAGCTGCTCCATTTTTCGCCGAGATTATGATAAATTATTGCGCTATGCCGAGACCTACAATCCCATCACTCAAGAAAATGAGGTTTATGAATATAGCTTAGGCGCCTATTCTTTAATGGACCTGACTGTGCAAAAGCGCTTTAAAAAGAGTTGGACCCTAGGGGCGGGCATTCGCAATTTGCTCAATGTGCAAACCGTAACGGGAGGCGATAGCGGCTCTGCGCATTCGGGAGATAGCGGTAGCATGGCGATTAGCCCTGGCCGTCAGTTCTTCCTGCAGTTGCGCTATAATTATCGCTCAACTTAA